One segment of Kogia breviceps isolate mKogBre1 chromosome 14, mKogBre1 haplotype 1, whole genome shotgun sequence DNA contains the following:
- the NANP gene encoding N-acylneuraminate-9-phosphatase, with protein sequence MGLSRVRAVFFDLDNTLIDTAGASRKGMLEVIKLLQSKYHYKEEAEIICNKVQVKLSKECFHPSKSCITDLRTSHWEEAIQETKGGAANRKLAEECYFLWKSTRLQHMTLAEDVKAMLTELRKEVRLLLLTNGEQQTQREKIKACACQSYFDAIVVGGEQKEEKPAPSIFYYSCDLLGVQPGDCVMVGDTLETDIQGGLNAGLKATVWINKNGMVPLKSSPRPHYVVSSVLELPALLQSIDCKVSVSA encoded by the exons atgGGGCTGAGCCGGGTGCGGGCAGTGTTCTTCGACTTGGACAACACGCTCATCGACACGGCCGGGGCGAGTCGGAAGGGCATGTTGGAG gTGATAAAGCTCTTACAATCAAAATACCATTACAAAGAAGAGGCTGAAATCATCTGTAACAAAGTTCAAGTTAAACTCAGCAAGGAATGTTTTCACCCTTCTAAAAGCTGCATTACTGACCTCAGGACTTCACACTGGGAAGAAGCAATCCAGGAAACAAAAGGCGGTGCGGCCAATAGGAAATTAGCTGAAGAATGTTATTTCCTGTGGAAATCTACACGTTTACAGCATATGACACTAGCAGAAGATGTCAAAGCCATGCTCACTGAACTTCGAAAGGAGGTCCGCCTACTTTTATTAACAAATGGAGAACAACAGACCCAGAGGGAGAAGATCAAGGCTTGTGCCTGTCAGTCCTATTTTGATGCTATTGTTGTAGGTGGAGAGCAGAAAGAGGAGAAACCAGCACCTTCCATATTTTATTACTCCTGTGATCTCCTTGGAGTACAGCCTGGGGACTGTGTGATGGTTGGTGACACACTAGAAACAGATATACAAGGAGGCCTCAATGCAGGACTGAAGGCAACAGTctggataaataaaaatggaatggtGCCATTGAAGTCATCCCCCAGGCCGCATTATGTAGTTTCTTCTGTGCTAGAGTTACCTGCTCTCTTACAAAGTATAGACTGCAAAGTCAGTGTGTCTGCTTAA